The following are encoded together in the Thalassomonas haliotis genome:
- a CDS encoding DUF3149 domain-containing protein, producing MDIFATLLKDPVIWFSFGGLAIVLGICAFYIYFFMKNIKENN from the coding sequence ATGGATATATTCGCAACATTATTAAAAGACCCTGTGATTTGGTTCTCATTTGGCGGACTGGCTATCGTGCTGGGCATTTGTGCCTTTTATATCTATTTCTTTATGAAAAACATCAAAGAAAACAACTAA